The following proteins are co-located in the Microcystis wesenbergii NRERC-220 genome:
- a CDS encoding Maf family protein, which translates to MSIPLILASASPARKKLLQMVGIDPIVRVSNFDESTINADDTLHLVQTLAQCKAQTIAPQFETGLILGCDSVLEVAGEVYGKPKDKSEAINRWQKMRGQVGTLYTGHALIDRVNHQTLTRCGITKVHFANISDETIIAYVNTEEPLKCAGCFALEGKGGLFVERLEGCHSNVIGLSLPLFRQMLTDFGYQITDIW; encoded by the coding sequence ATGTCCATTCCCTTGATTCTTGCTTCCGCTTCTCCTGCACGCAAAAAACTATTACAAATGGTGGGAATCGATCCAATTGTGCGGGTGAGTAACTTTGATGAATCGACAATTAATGCTGATGATACTCTCCATCTTGTCCAAACTTTAGCCCAATGTAAAGCGCAAACGATCGCCCCCCAATTTGAGACAGGATTAATTCTTGGTTGTGATTCCGTCTTAGAAGTAGCGGGGGAAGTCTATGGCAAACCCAAGGATAAATCAGAAGCGATCAATCGTTGGCAAAAAATGCGCGGTCAGGTGGGTACACTCTATACAGGTCATGCTTTAATCGATCGAGTTAATCATCAAACTTTGACTCGTTGTGGGATTACTAAAGTTCACTTTGCCAATATCAGCGATGAAACAATTATTGCCTACGTTAACACCGAAGAACCCCTCAAATGTGCTGGCTGTTTTGCCCTAGAAGGAAAGGGGGGTTTATTCGTGGAAAGATTAGAGGGATGTCACAGTAATGTGATCGGTTTAAGTTTACCCCTATTTAGGCAGATGTTAACGGATTTTGGCTACCAAATCACTGACATTTGGTGA
- the psbP gene encoding photosystem II reaction center PsbP produces the protein MIKSLLATFLLITTLLFTACATPIAGLQGYTSGSQGYQFLYPKGWTQVDVKKVAGVDVVFHDLIETSENLSVIINPVPDNKTLTDLGTPSEVGYRLLKNNSLNPNLDKEVELIRSESHQIDGQDYYILEYQVKLANGQERHNLASVTVNNNKLYSFNLSTSQKRWTQIQELFETIVDSFSVS, from the coding sequence ATGATTAAATCTCTTTTGGCGACTTTCCTCCTAATTACCACCCTCCTCTTCACCGCTTGTGCAACTCCCATCGCTGGACTGCAAGGATACACCAGTGGCAGCCAAGGCTATCAATTTTTATATCCTAAGGGTTGGACGCAGGTGGATGTGAAAAAAGTTGCGGGAGTAGATGTGGTTTTTCATGACCTGATCGAAACGAGCGAAAATTTAAGCGTTATTATCAATCCCGTCCCCGACAATAAAACCTTAACAGATTTAGGGACCCCCTCGGAAGTGGGCTATCGTCTCCTGAAAAATAACAGTCTTAACCCCAATCTTGATAAGGAAGTAGAATTAATTCGCTCAGAATCTCATCAAATCGACGGACAAGATTATTATATCCTCGAATATCAAGTTAAATTAGCCAACGGTCAAGAACGTCATAATCTGGCCAGCGTCACGGTTAATAATAATAAACTCTATTCTTTTAATCTTTCCACTTCCCAAAAACGTTGGACGCAAATTCAAGAACTCTTTGAAACTATCGTTGATTCTTTCTCGGTTAGTTAG
- a CDS encoding tetratricopeptide repeat protein — translation MKIKKKLTIIIAIATFLLTISPLSAQTTANPVKAVEFYNRGVDRLTAGDYSGAIADFTQALQLEPKDADAYYNRGYAELVLGQYERAIADYTQALTINPNYVNALGNRCYVHYLTKKYEAAVEDCTKAIALNGNFADFFIYRGNAKDDLGKHLEAIEDYTKALSLQGTRGQDRIFYNRALSYNRAGQQEMALRDYNESLKINANFAEAYHNRGLTYYKLGNREKAIADLEEAARLALSQGKQGTAAKSQSAVALIQGQKP, via the coding sequence ATGAAAATTAAGAAAAAATTGACAATTATTATAGCTATAGCCACTTTTTTACTGACTATCTCTCCCCTAAGCGCTCAAACTACCGCTAACCCCGTCAAGGCTGTAGAATTTTATAATCGGGGGGTGGATCGTTTAACCGCAGGGGATTACTCAGGGGCGATCGCAGATTTTACTCAAGCTCTACAATTAGAACCCAAGGATGCCGATGCTTACTATAATCGCGGCTATGCGGAGTTAGTTCTCGGCCAGTACGAGCGAGCGATCGCAGATTATACCCAGGCCTTGACAATCAACCCCAATTATGTTAATGCTCTCGGTAATCGTTGTTATGTGCATTATCTGACGAAAAAATACGAGGCAGCGGTGGAAGATTGCACAAAAGCGATCGCTTTAAACGGAAATTTTGCTGATTTCTTTATTTATCGCGGTAATGCTAAGGATGACTTAGGTAAACACCTAGAAGCGATCGAGGATTACACAAAAGCTTTGAGTTTACAGGGAACTAGAGGACAGGATCGCATTTTCTATAATCGCGCCCTGTCCTATAACCGAGCCGGACAGCAGGAAATGGCTTTAAGGGACTATAATGAGAGTCTGAAAATCAATGCTAATTTTGCCGAAGCGTACCACAATCGGGGTTTAACCTATTATAAATTGGGAAACAGGGAAAAAGCGATCGCTGATTTAGAGGAAGCGGCCCGTCTAGCGTTATCTCAGGGTAAACAGGGGACTGCGGCTAAGTCTCAGTCAGCAGTGGCATTAATTCAGGGTCAAAAGCCTTAA
- the psb34 gene encoding photosystem II assembly protein Psb34, translating to MPYTNEEGGRLNNFAAEPKVYQATPPTKSQQRNYLFWGVAAITLVGGLLAVAFYASQAG from the coding sequence ATGCCTTATACAAACGAAGAAGGTGGACGCTTAAATAATTTCGCCGCCGAACCGAAAGTTTATCAAGCGACCCCCCCCACTAAATCGCAACAACGTAATTATCTTTTCTGGGGTGTTGCTGCGATCACACTTGTCGGTGGACTGTTAGCCGTCGCTTTTTACGCATCTCAAGCTGGCTAA
- a CDS encoding sugar transferase — protein MTANSQLISVKALQALMKRGFKPSVSGRRHQKSWLIALDGDTSKRLFDIVFSLSVLIFFSPLYLILALLIAISSPGPVFYVQKRVGQNFQHFNCIKFRTMVMDADKVLERLMEDSPQLRAEFEDNFKLKDDPRITWIGKFLRLTSLDEFPQFWNVLRGDMSVVGPRPLVPEELQKYGNRIDKVLTIRPGLTGLWQVSGRNDIPYPMRVQMDVYYVNSRNWLTDIWVVFKTIGVVVFPKNNGAY, from the coding sequence ATGACTGCTAATAGCCAACTTATCTCCGTCAAGGCTCTACAAGCTTTGATGAAGCGAGGGTTCAAACCTTCGGTCTCTGGTAGACGGCATCAAAAATCTTGGTTAATAGCTTTAGACGGCGATACCTCAAAACGATTATTCGATATCGTTTTCTCCCTATCGGTGCTAATTTTCTTTTCGCCGCTTTATTTAATCTTAGCCTTATTGATCGCGATTAGTTCCCCCGGTCCGGTCTTCTATGTGCAGAAGCGTGTCGGTCAAAACTTCCAGCATTTCAACTGTATTAAGTTCCGTACTATGGTGATGGATGCGGATAAGGTATTAGAGAGACTGATGGAAGACTCTCCCCAACTGCGGGCGGAATTCGAGGATAATTTCAAGCTTAAGGACGATCCCCGCATAACTTGGATTGGCAAATTTCTGCGCTTAACCAGTTTAGACGAGTTCCCCCAATTCTGGAACGTCCTGCGAGGAGATATGAGCGTCGTCGGTCCGCGGCCTTTAGTTCCCGAAGAATTGCAGAAATATGGCAATCGCATCGACAAAGTTTTAACTATTCGCCCCGGTTTGACTGGTTTATGGCAAGTTTCTGGACGTAATGACATCCCCTATCCCATGCGCGTGCAGATGGATGTGTATTACGTTAATTCGCGTAACTGGTTAACCGATATCTGGGTAGTCTTCAAAACTATCGGTGTTGTGGTTTTTCCCAAAAATAATGGTGCTTACTAA
- a CDS encoding HpsJ family protein, with product MNSFTSLSLKLTGLVFILSFLLDGFILPLPYRFSQSQWQVGFVTTFVDRGIVPLLGIILVLIAYWIDANRDRDVISRKSRFELRWPIFIFSTLLGLVFLLMIPVHINNINQIKNNALTQIQQGVDQGEGQIQAFLVQLNTLSQNPQLLDQQISQRTQVIETGRFQGQPISTEQLETLRQQKEQLTNLRNLSKKPKEFKQKLDEIKNQLQTQLQDRRTQAESQANLEALKQWLRIGIQSMLLSICYSLIGWLGIRELGSMKKRPA from the coding sequence ATGAACAGCTTTACTTCTTTGTCCCTGAAATTAACGGGATTGGTTTTCATTCTTTCCTTCCTTTTGGATGGGTTTATCCTGCCGCTGCCCTATCGATTCAGTCAATCCCAATGGCAGGTAGGGTTCGTCACCACCTTTGTCGATCGAGGAATTGTTCCTCTTCTGGGTATCATTCTCGTTTTAATCGCTTACTGGATTGATGCTAACAGAGATAGAGATGTCATTTCCAGAAAATCCCGCTTTGAATTGCGTTGGCCGATCTTTATTTTTTCCACACTGTTAGGCTTAGTTTTTCTGTTGATGATTCCTGTTCATATCAATAATATCAACCAGATTAAAAACAACGCTTTGACTCAAATTCAACAGGGTGTTGACCAAGGGGAGGGACAAATTCAAGCCTTCTTAGTCCAGTTAAATACTCTATCCCAAAATCCTCAACTATTAGACCAGCAGATCTCTCAGAGAACTCAAGTGATTGAAACAGGTCGTTTCCAAGGACAACCGATCAGCACAGAACAGTTAGAGACCCTCCGTCAACAAAAAGAACAATTAACTAATTTACGGAATTTATCCAAAAAACCGAAGGAGTTTAAACAGAAATTAGATGAGATCAAAAATCAGCTACAAACTCAGCTGCAAGATCGGCGAACACAGGCAGAAAGTCAAGCTAACTTGGAGGCTTTGAAACAGTGGTTAAGAATTGGTATTCAAAGTATGTTGCTATCGATTTGCTATAGTTTGATCGGTTGGTTAGGCATTCGAGAACTAGGTAGTATGAAAAAACGCCCCGCCTAA
- the pgl gene encoding 6-phosphogluconolactonase: MQKLVEVLADKQALIAKSLALVLEKITTSLDQQDYFTIALSGGSTPKPLYEALSSQPLDWSKIHVFWGDERYVSPDHPDSNQRMARLAWLDRIAIPAANIHHVPTDDPDPYLAAQKYDDHLRQWFGVNSPDFPVFDLILLGMGDDGHTASLFPHTAALTVSDRCITVGEKDGNPRLTFTVPLINRARCVIFIAAGESKRPALHEIFSAYGDSFSYPSRLIHPPAGELYWLLDAAAGSSFV; the protein is encoded by the coding sequence ATGCAGAAATTGGTGGAAGTTTTAGCCGATAAACAAGCTCTGATCGCAAAATCTCTGGCTCTAGTTCTGGAAAAAATCACAACCAGCCTCGACCAACAGGACTATTTTACCATCGCTCTGTCCGGCGGTAGTACCCCGAAACCTCTCTACGAGGCTTTATCCTCTCAACCCCTCGACTGGTCAAAAATTCACGTTTTCTGGGGAGATGAACGCTACGTTAGTCCCGATCATCCTGACAGTAATCAACGCATGGCCCGGTTAGCATGGCTCGATCGCATAGCGATCCCGGCCGCTAATATTCATCATGTTCCCACGGATGACCCCGATCCCTACCTGGCCGCCCAAAAATACGATGATCATCTCCGCCAATGGTTTGGGGTCAATTCTCCCGATTTTCCCGTTTTTGATTTGATTTTATTGGGAATGGGCGATGATGGTCACACCGCCTCTCTCTTTCCCCACACGGCGGCTTTAACGGTCAGCGATCGCTGTATTACCGTCGGCGAGAAAGACGGCAATCCCCGCTTAACTTTTACCGTTCCCCTGATCAATCGGGCCCGTTGTGTGATCTTTATCGCTGCCGGCGAAAGTAAACGCCCCGCTTTACATGAGATTTTCTCTGCCTATGGTGATTCTTTCTCCTATCCTTCCCGTCTCATCCACCCCCCGGCAGGGGAATTATACTGGTTACTCGATGCCGCCGCTGGTTCCTCGTTTGTCTAG
- a CDS encoding FHA domain-containing protein has product MIVCPNCEHTNPDEASQCEACYTPLPRMSSCPSCGATIQTDATFCGQCGYNLQPNSVPLVTAEAESEPEPVPPVPTATVASIAPPPVAPPPVPAATRLQTEIASLQHLQTDSKIELPLHLSVIHIGKPNDRIPPDIDVSGFPDSDIVSRVHADIRVEGGIYYLEDTGSANGTYVNHTPLPPGNRHRLRAGDRISLGKGDKMTFIFQMS; this is encoded by the coding sequence ATGATCGTTTGTCCTAATTGCGAACATACTAACCCCGATGAGGCCAGTCAATGTGAGGCCTGTTATACCCCCTTACCGCGGATGTCTTCCTGTCCTAGTTGTGGGGCAACCATCCAAACTGATGCCACCTTTTGCGGTCAGTGTGGCTACAATTTACAGCCTAATTCCGTTCCCCTGGTTACGGCCGAGGCCGAATCGGAACCTGAACCCGTCCCACCAGTCCCTACAGCCACCGTCGCCTCGATCGCACCTCCTCCTGTTGCCCCCCCACCGGTTCCGGCTGCCACCCGCTTACAGACGGAAATAGCTAGTTTGCAGCACCTGCAAACCGATAGCAAAATTGAATTACCCCTACATCTATCGGTAATTCATATCGGCAAACCTAACGATCGCATTCCCCCCGATATCGATGTTTCCGGTTTTCCCGATTCTGATATCGTCTCCCGGGTTCATGCCGATATCCGCGTCGAAGGGGGCATCTATTACCTTGAAGACACGGGCAGCGCTAACGGAACCTACGTTAATCACACTCCCCTACCCCCCGGCAATCGTCATCGTCTCCGGGCTGGCGATCGCATTTCCCTCGGTAAAGGCGACAAAATGACTTTTATTTTCCAAATGTCTTAA
- a CDS encoding site-2 protease family protein has protein sequence MRTNWRIGSLLGIPLYIDSSWFLILAFVTLINATDAEIQSLAAQSSVLAWLIGLIIALLLFISVLLHELGHSFMARCQGIEVNSITLFLFGGMASIERESRTPPEALQVAIAGPLVSFLLFCLLSLASHLPYLNANLTYICGHLAIINLFLALFNLIPGLPLDGGQIFKAMVWQATGDRWKGLHWAAISGQFIGWLGIILGIFLVLLTAAVEGAWLGLMGWFILRNASAYDNLTNLQESLLNFTAGEVMSRNLRVLNAHQTLEEFAQEYVLDRAAANTAYFAASEGRYRGLIRVEDLQAIERSFWSEKQLLDLAHPLAEIATVEEKTPLVTVVQKLETIPDRMITVLTPASAVAGVIDRGDILKAIAIKYQIPLEETDIKRAREGVYPSYLPLNVIAAALEKSEPPKIGEPSLMS, from the coding sequence ATGCGTACAAATTGGCGAATCGGCTCTTTATTGGGCATTCCTCTCTATATTGATTCCTCCTGGTTTTTGATTCTGGCTTTTGTCACCCTGATCAATGCCACCGATGCAGAAATTCAGTCTCTGGCCGCCCAAAGTTCTGTTTTAGCGTGGTTAATTGGTTTAATCATCGCTTTATTGCTGTTTATCTCGGTTTTACTCCACGAATTAGGTCATAGTTTCATGGCCCGTTGCCAAGGCATCGAGGTCAATTCCATTACCCTGTTTCTTTTTGGGGGTATGGCCTCGATCGAGCGAGAATCTCGGACCCCTCCAGAGGCCCTGCAAGTAGCGATCGCTGGACCCCTCGTTAGTTTTCTCCTGTTTTGTCTCTTATCCCTAGCCAGTCACTTACCCTATTTAAACGCCAATTTAACCTATATATGCGGGCATTTAGCGATAATTAACCTGTTTTTGGCTCTATTTAATCTTATCCCCGGTTTACCCCTCGATGGGGGTCAAATTTTCAAAGCAATGGTCTGGCAAGCGACTGGCGATCGCTGGAAAGGTTTACATTGGGCGGCGATCAGTGGTCAATTCATCGGTTGGTTAGGGATTATTTTGGGGATTTTCTTGGTTCTCTTGACGGCAGCTGTGGAGGGTGCTTGGTTAGGATTAATGGGCTGGTTTATCCTCAGAAATGCCAGCGCCTACGATAATTTGACTAATTTACAGGAAAGTCTCCTCAATTTCACAGCGGGAGAGGTGATGAGCAGAAATTTGCGGGTTTTAAACGCCCATCAAACCCTAGAGGAATTCGCCCAAGAATACGTTTTAGACCGAGCGGCTGCCAATACTGCTTATTTTGCCGCGTCCGAGGGGCGTTATCGGGGATTAATTCGGGTGGAAGATTTACAGGCGATCGAGCGGAGTTTCTGGTCAGAAAAACAACTGCTTGATCTTGCCCATCCCCTCGCGGAAATTGCCACTGTTGAGGAAAAAACCCCCTTAGTGACGGTGGTGCAAAAATTGGAAACCATCCCGGACCGCATGATCACGGTGTTAACACCAGCCTCCGCCGTAGCGGGAGTGATCGATCGCGGCGATATCCTCAAGGCAATTGCGATTAAATACCAAATTCCCCTAGAGGAAACGGATATTAAACGCGCTCGCGAGGGAGTTTATCCCAGTTATTTGCCCTTAAATGTTATTGCTGCCGCTCTCGAAAAGAGTGAACCGCCAAAAATCGGCGAACCGTCCTTAATGTCCTGA
- a CDS encoding metallophosphoesterase family protein: protein MRTLAIGDIHGCSKALDHLLEIVNPKPQDTLITLGDYVNKGRDSKGVIDRLISLHKQGNLIPLKGNHEIIMLQARNNPLKQRLWLEKGGKATLKSYSEGHLIKIPESHWDFLGKVCINSYETANHLFVHANLDPHLPLARQPEYKLFWEKFQHPAAHSSGKTMICGHTSQKSGKPVNLGHAICIDTWAYGKGWLSCLDVETGKLWQVNQGGNFRISHIQDYYRPSSLRQDIKDGSPIFGGSLFSRAAAITFKGK, encoded by the coding sequence ATGCGAACCTTAGCGATCGGCGATATTCATGGTTGCTCGAAAGCTCTAGATCACTTGCTAGAGATCGTCAATCCCAAACCCCAAGATACTTTAATCACCCTCGGTGATTACGTTAATAAGGGCAGAGACTCGAAAGGGGTGATCGATCGCCTGATTTCCCTACATAAACAGGGAAATTTGATTCCCCTCAAAGGTAATCACGAGATTATCATGCTGCAAGCCCGTAATAACCCCCTCAAACAGCGTCTCTGGTTAGAAAAAGGCGGTAAAGCCACCCTCAAATCCTATAGCGAAGGCCACCTGATTAAAATTCCTGAATCTCACTGGGATTTTTTAGGAAAAGTCTGTATAAATAGCTACGAAACTGCCAATCATTTATTTGTTCACGCTAATCTCGATCCCCATCTACCCCTGGCCAGACAACCAGAATACAAACTCTTTTGGGAGAAATTTCAACACCCCGCCGCCCATAGTTCGGGAAAAACCATGATTTGCGGCCATACCAGCCAAAAAAGCGGTAAACCGGTTAATCTCGGCCATGCCATTTGTATTGATACTTGGGCCTACGGCAAAGGCTGGTTAAGTTGTTTAGATGTGGAAACGGGGAAATTGTGGCAGGTTAACCAGGGAGGAAATTTTCGGATTAGCCATATTCAAGATTATTATCGTCCATCCTCTCTACGTCAGGACATTAAGGACGGTTCGCCGATTTTTGGCGGTTCACTCTTTTCGAGAGCGGCAGCAATAACATTTAAGGGCAAATAA
- a CDS encoding protein kinase domain-containing protein, with the protein MLDRVLHSRYQVQQLLGKKTILARDRHTTQLVIIKLIPVPSGQGSQFIGEITSKIALLRQLSHPSLPKYLDSFEIDSSPEQIIAIVRPYLSAQPLENYLNSSCLLAEQDLKQIAKYLLEILSYLHQQDVPLNHGNIKLSNILFDTQSNRFYLVDFAFDSDSPITDLQDLGKTLISLATGIKHRYIPENFEQKTNLSAFFIYWLKRLSNSHSVYNFRSVTEALASLYSCQLILVSIGNLTKPYGSEVTVYKKDNLLEIKIASKTKQKFFNNLKTQLRQFLPSLFFTIILLTIVAIYDLKLVAFLIPIILIFLLNLISASLSWQLFKSFGQGELELKITTQKVSLYQKLWGLKFKLTADAASSEIYSLIRRNVTVTMQGENLTIVPPCLALIASHQEYIITASEDVSEAELDWLAQQLSDWLRLPITRI; encoded by the coding sequence ATGCTCGATCGAGTTCTCCATAGTCGTTATCAAGTCCAACAGTTGCTGGGAAAAAAAACTATCTTAGCTAGGGACAGACACACCACCCAGTTAGTGATCATTAAACTTATTCCTGTTCCTAGTGGGCAAGGGAGTCAGTTTATCGGAGAAATAACCAGTAAAATCGCCCTGTTGCGACAACTCTCTCACCCATCTCTCCCCAAATACCTCGATAGCTTTGAGATAGATTCATCCCCAGAACAAATCATCGCTATTGTCCGACCTTATTTATCGGCGCAGCCTTTAGAAAACTATCTTAACTCCAGTTGTTTGTTAGCAGAACAAGATCTCAAACAAATTGCCAAATATCTCTTGGAGATTCTCTCCTATCTCCATCAGCAGGATGTCCCCCTTAACCACGGCAATATCAAACTTAGTAATATCCTCTTTGATACTCAGTCTAATCGTTTTTATCTAGTTGATTTTGCCTTTGATTCTGATTCTCCCATCACGGACTTACAGGATCTAGGCAAAACTTTGATCAGTTTAGCCACCGGGATTAAGCATCGTTACATACCAGAAAATTTTGAACAAAAAACTAATCTAAGTGCTTTTTTCATCTATTGGTTAAAAAGATTATCAAACTCCCATTCAGTCTATAATTTTCGCTCAGTAACCGAAGCTTTAGCCAGTTTATATAGTTGTCAATTGATCTTAGTATCTATTGGCAATCTGACCAAACCCTACGGCAGCGAAGTTACTGTTTATAAAAAAGATAATCTCCTGGAAATAAAAATCGCTAGTAAAACCAAACAAAAGTTTTTCAACAATCTCAAAACCCAGTTAAGACAGTTTTTACCATCCCTATTCTTTACGATTATCCTCTTAACCATAGTCGCTATTTACGATCTCAAACTGGTCGCTTTTTTAATCCCAATTATCCTAATTTTTCTGCTCAATTTAATCTCCGCTAGTTTATCTTGGCAGTTGTTCAAATCTTTTGGGCAGGGAGAACTAGAGTTAAAAATTACCACCCAAAAAGTTTCTCTTTACCAAAAACTCTGGGGGCTGAAATTTAAACTAACTGCCGATGCCGCTAGTTCCGAAATTTATAGTCTCATTCGTCGCAATGTCACTGTCACTATGCAGGGAGAAAATCTTACTATTGTTCCTCCTTGTCTGGCCCTGATTGCCAGCCATCAAGAATATATTATCACTGCCAGTGAAGATGTTAGCGAAGCGGAATTAGATTGGTTGGCACAACAATTAAGCGATTGGCTACGTTTACCGATTACGAGAATTTGA
- a CDS encoding phage tail sheath N-terminal beta-sandwich domain-containing protein — translation MVEAILPGTYITVRDEGLISAGQVVSGNIGIVGTAAKGPVDEVQILGSFSEAKAIFGEIDPARQLTLIQALEQIYNNGGKTVYAVRTAAKAAKATYKIKDSSVKDLVTLEAKTPGTWGNDIKIKITDADSPAKSKKVELTYQNTKETYTISKSGDLEQQVNNQTKGSTLVELLQINYML, via the coding sequence ATGGTTGAGGCCATCTTGCCGGGTACTTATATAACAGTACGAGATGAAGGACTGATTAGTGCTGGTCAGGTTGTTTCAGGAAATATCGGAATTGTTGGAACCGCAGCCAAAGGACCAGTGGATGAGGTACAAATTCTTGGCAGTTTTTCTGAAGCTAAAGCAATTTTCGGGGAAATCGATCCCGCTCGCCAACTAACCTTAATTCAAGCACTAGAGCAGATTTACAACAATGGCGGTAAGACTGTGTATGCAGTTCGTACAGCTGCTAAAGCCGCCAAAGCTACCTACAAAATCAAAGATAGCTCTGTGAAAGATCTGGTGACACTAGAGGCAAAAACTCCAGGAACCTGGGGTAATGACATCAAGATCAAAATCACTGATGCCGACTCGCCTGCTAAGAGCAAGAAAGTCGAGCTAACCTATCAAAATACTAAAGAAACCTATACCATTTCTAAGTCCGGCGACCTGGAACAACAAGTCAATAACCAGACTAAAGGTTCTACTTTAGTAGAACTCTTGCAAATTAATTATATGTTATAA
- a CDS encoding IS5 family transposase, with translation MFISKNMDYQNLSAEQFKRRFGVYKQTYRKMVESVKSVEADSNSPSKRGPKPKLSIEEQVLVTLEYWREYRTYFHIGTSWELSESTIGRIVNKTEKMLLQSGNFRLKGKKALLNQAEIPVVTVMDVTETPIERPQKKQKDFWGGKRGYHTLKSQLVADQNTEEIICVFCGKGRGHDFSLFKKSRVRFHPLTTSIEDSGYQGIAAYHSNSYTPKKKPKNRKLTELEKEYNKALAKERIIIEPINRKLKIFKILSCKYRNRRRRYSLRVNLLAAIYNCELGIGIAAS, from the coding sequence ATATTTATTAGCAAAAATATGGATTATCAAAACTTATCAGCTGAACAATTCAAACGCCGTTTCGGTGTGTATAAACAAACATATAGAAAGATGGTAGAATCAGTAAAAAGTGTTGAAGCCGACTCTAATTCACCATCTAAAAGGGGACCGAAACCTAAACTATCTATAGAAGAACAAGTTTTAGTAACGTTAGAATATTGGCGAGAATATAGAACATATTTTCACATTGGTACAAGCTGGGAACTATCAGAATCAACTATAGGTCGGATTGTAAATAAGACGGAAAAAATGCTTTTACAATCGGGAAACTTCCGTTTAAAAGGAAAAAAAGCTTTACTCAATCAAGCAGAGATACCGGTCGTAACGGTAATGGATGTAACGGAAACTCCCATTGAACGCCCCCAAAAGAAACAGAAAGATTTTTGGGGGGGTAAAAGAGGTTATCATACTTTAAAATCCCAATTAGTAGCTGATCAAAATACAGAGGAAATTATCTGTGTCTTTTGTGGGAAAGGCAGAGGTCATGATTTTAGTTTATTTAAAAAAAGTCGAGTTCGTTTTCATCCTTTAACTACCAGCATAGAAGACAGTGGTTATCAGGGAATAGCTGCATACCATAGTAATAGTTATACACCGAAAAAGAAACCGAAAAATAGAAAATTAACAGAGTTAGAAAAAGAGTATAACAAGGCTTTAGCCAAAGAAAGGATTATCATTGAACCTATAAATAGGAAACTCAAAATCTTTAAAATCTTATCCTGTAAATATCGGAATCGTCGTCGAAGATATAGTTTAAGAGTTAACTTGTTGGCGGCTATTTATAACTGTGAGTTAGGGATAGGTATAGCAGCTTCTTAA
- a CDS encoding transposase translates to MSFSLLCPNYPALCYKAGCEVLFLPAYSPDINKIEKFWARLKNYVSQIINRPLA, encoded by the coding sequence ATTTCTTTTTCTCTATTATGTCCTAACTATCCCGCTCTTTGCTATAAAGCGGGATGTGAAGTGCTATTTTTACCCGCCTATTCTCCAGATATCAACAAAATTGAAAAGTTCTGGGCTAGATTGAAAAACTATGTTAGTCAGATTATCAATAGACCTCTTGCATAA
- a CDS encoding helix-turn-helix domain-containing protein, with translation MAAPYSDDLRQKAVSAVERGEKKSHVCRTLNISRNTLDIWLKRKKQTGTVAAKTNYRRGPKPQIDDLEAFQKLAEQYGHLTQEKMAQKWANPVSRMRIGQALKRIGFTRKKKLRLFGNCYANN, from the coding sequence ATGGCAGCACCCTATAGTGATGATTTAAGACAGAAAGCAGTGAGTGCCGTAGAGCGAGGGGAGAAAAAAAGCCATGTCTGTCGCACCCTCAATATTAGTCGTAATACATTAGACATCTGGCTGAAACGGAAGAAACAAACTGGGACGGTGGCCGCTAAAACTAACTATCGTCGAGGGCCGAAGCCCCAAATTGACGATTTAGAAGCCTTTCAAAAGTTGGCCGAACAATATGGGCATTTGACCCAAGAAAAAATGGCGCAAAAATGGGCTAACCCAGTCAGTAGGATGAGAATTGGTCAAGCCCTCAAAAGAATTGGATTTACTAGAAAAAAAAAACTTAGGCTCTTCGGTAATTGTTATGCAAATAATTAA